Proteins encoded by one window of Nasonia vitripennis strain AsymCx chromosome 5, Nvit_psr_1.1, whole genome shotgun sequence:
- the LOC107981102 gene encoding longitudinals lacking protein, isoforms A/B/D/L — protein sequence MFTRIRCKTDTLFIPCDDIPETLAESPELHFSIVSTESLCGDGKKLESSVNQCEKCGKSYKRHCSLIRHKKYECDQPPRFKCRYCEYWAKYRTHLLTHIAHRHKGKLKDVDY from the exons atgttCACACGTATACGTTGTAAAACAG atACACTATTCATCCCCTGCGATGACATACCCGAAACTCTTGCAGAAAGTCCCGAACTACACTTCAGCATCGTGAGCACCGAATCTCTCTGTGGTGATGGAAAAAAACTGGAATCTAGCGTCAACCAATGCGAGAAGTGCGGCAAATCTTACAAGCGACATTGTTCGCTCATCCGACACAAGAAATACGAATGCGACCAACCTCCGAGATTCAAGTGCAGGTACTGTGAGTACTGGGCCAAATACAGGACGCATTTGCTGACGCACATAGCCCACAGGCACAAGGGAAAGCTGAAGGACGTGGATTATTAG